A stretch of the Archangium violaceum genome encodes the following:
- a CDS encoding glycine cleavage system protein R yields MPQLIVTAVGPDRPGLVADLTRHVYDVGASLADSRMVNLRGHFALLALIEGPPESLASLRSKLESEGTGMGLRLEMYEAAAATSSASGRVPYRLKVYSNDQPGIASRVTALLRQHSINIEELETRIESAPFAGTPLFVLEGVITLPQGTSARRMREELATLGEKIGCDIDLDPI; encoded by the coding sequence ATGCCTCAGCTCATCGTCACCGCGGTTGGTCCCGATCGCCCTGGGCTCGTCGCCGATCTCACCCGTCACGTGTATGACGTCGGCGCCAGCCTCGCCGACAGCCGCATGGTCAATCTGCGCGGCCACTTCGCCCTGCTGGCCCTCATCGAGGGCCCCCCCGAGTCGCTCGCCTCGCTCCGGAGCAAGCTCGAGAGCGAAGGCACCGGGATGGGGCTCCGCCTCGAGATGTATGAGGCGGCCGCCGCCACCTCCAGCGCCTCCGGCCGCGTCCCCTACCGGCTCAAGGTCTACAGCAACGATCAGCCCGGCATCGCCTCCCGAGTGACCGCGCTCCTCCGTCAGCACTCCATCAATATCGAGGAACTGGAGACGCGGATCGAGTCGGCGCCCTTCGCGGGGACGCCGCTCTTCGTGCTCGAGGGCGTCATCACCCTTCCGCAGGGCACGAGCGCCCGCAGGATGCGTGAGGAGCTGGCGACGCTCGGCGAGAAGATCGGCTGTGACATCGACCTCGACCCCATCTGA
- a CDS encoding YgaP-like transmembrane domain: MRGRQGRLPGLVAMMGGALLAETAITRVCPLDRLLGLDTRR; encoded by the coding sequence ATGCGCGGTCGCCAGGGGCGGCTGCCGGGACTGGTCGCGATGATGGGCGGCGCACTCCTGGCCGAGACGGCCATCACCCGGGTGTGCCCCCTCGACCGGCTGCTGGGCCTCGACACCCGACGGTGA